A genomic window from Deltaproteobacteria bacterium includes:
- a CDS encoding RNA 3'-terminal phosphate cyclase (catalyzes the conversion of terminal3'-phosphate of RNA to the 2',3'-cyclicphosphodiester), protein MIEIDGSHGEGGGQIVRTAVAMAAYWGTPCTIREIRRGRPNPGLRAQHLAGVQALADICHAEVKGLQLGSQ, encoded by the coding sequence TCGACGGCTCACATGGTGAAGGCGGTGGCCAAATTGTACGTACCGCCGTGGCCATGGCTGCCTATTGGGGCACCCCATGCACCATCAGGGAAATCAGGAGGGGGAGGCCCAATCCCGGGCTGCGGGCTCAACACCTGGCGGGAGTGCAGGCCCTGGCCGATATATGTCACGCTGAGGTCAAGGGACTTCAATTGGGCTCCCAAA